In Chloracidobacterium sp., one genomic interval encodes:
- a CDS encoding M20/M25/M40 family metallo-hydrolase yields MVETNEIRQNWDEVARRRAQLGRFGTLMAVSKKAGDELAKLADGSTLTLNATFTAGAPTYTWNAIGKITGSDAKLRSQVILITSHLDHLGVRDNAPGDDKIFNGADDDASGSVAVLELARVIAAGEKPRRTVYFVCFGSEEAGGFGASHFVNYLPFPKEDLVANLEFEMIGRPDAKVKPDELWLTGYERSDLGAELARRGAKLVADPHPDENFFQRSDNYTLARQGIIAHTVSSFGLHTDYHKASDEVRTIDFGHMTRSINSMIEPVRWLINSDFVPTWREGKKP; encoded by the coding sequence ATGGTCGAGACGAACGAGATCCGCCAAAATTGGGATGAGGTCGCACGCCGCAGGGCGCAGCTTGGGCGGTTTGGAACGCTCATGGCCGTATCAAAAAAGGCGGGCGATGAACTTGCAAAGCTTGCAGACGGCAGCACACTTACGCTGAATGCGACATTCACGGCCGGAGCACCGACCTATACATGGAACGCGATCGGCAAGATCACGGGTTCGGATGCAAAACTTCGCTCGCAGGTCATCTTGATAACCTCGCACCTCGACCACCTGGGCGTACGCGATAATGCTCCGGGCGACGATAAGATATTTAACGGCGCCGACGATGATGCTTCCGGATCGGTCGCAGTTCTCGAACTCGCAAGAGTGATCGCGGCAGGCGAGAAGCCCAGGAGGACCGTCTATTTCGTATGTTTTGGCAGCGAGGAAGCGGGCGGTTTCGGCGCCTCGCATTTTGTCAATTATTTGCCGTTTCCAAAGGAGGATCTTGTTGCGAACCTCGAATTTGAAATGATAGGCCGCCCCGATGCAAAGGTGAAGCCCGATGAGCTTTGGCTTACGGGGTATGAACGCTCCGACCTTGGTGCCGAACTTGCGCGGCGTGGGGCTAAACTGGTTGCCGATCCGCATCCGGACGAGAATTTCTTTCAGCGTTCGGATAACTACACGCTTGCCCGGCAGGGCATCATTGCCCACACGGTGTCAAGCTTTGGGCTGCACACTGACTACCACAAGGCAAGCGACGAGGTTCGCACGATTGACTTCGGCCACATGACACGGTCGATAAACTCGATGATCGAACCTGTACGCTGGCTTATCAATTCCGACTTTGTGCCTACGTGGCGGGAAGGCAAAAAGCCATAG